Genomic window (Flavobacteriales bacterium):
GCCGTTGATGGACACGATCTCATCGCCCAGCTTGAGATGCGCGCGGTCAGCAATGGAACCGGGAGCGATGTCGGTGATGCGGGCAGAACGCTCTTTAATGTATTCGACCTTGAAACCGAAACGGTTCTCGAAATAGAGCCTCGAACGGGTGTCGTGAATCTCCAGACCAACATAGTTGAGCAGGTCTTTGAGGTCTTCTTCTATGTCTTTGGTGCCGTAATAGTAGTTCTGAAAGAAGTCTTCGTACGAGCGGCCTCCTACCTCCTCAATGGCATTCTGGTAATCCTTCTCGGTGTAACCGATACCCGTTTTTCCGAAACGCTCATAGAGAAGACGCATGGCGGTCATCAGCGAGCTTTGATTCTGCGTATCGCGAAGCAGGGAAATATCGAGCATCATGGCCAGTAGCGCACCTTCGTTGTAGATGGAGGTCTTGCGGTCTGGAATTCCCTTCTGGTAACCATCGAGCCAAGTATCGAAGGAACTATCGGCCACGGAAAGATTGAAGCGACCGTAGTTGTGGAAGTGGCGCATAAAGAGCGTATGGACATTCTTGAAGAAGTCGTAATCGCTGAAGCAACCCGATTGGTAAAGGAAAAGATCACCCGCGTAGGTGGTAACGCCTTCGGCCACGTAGCCAAGGCGCGTATAGTTTTCCTTGGTGTAATCGTAAGGCTGCATTTCGGCCGGGCGAAGCGCCTTGACGTTCCACGTATGGAAAAGTTCGTGCGAGCTGACGCCCAAGAACTCATCGTAGAGAACGGGTTTGAGCAGGTCGTAACTCGGACCGAGCGCTATGACGGTGGAATTGGAATGTTCGACCCCATGATAGGTTTTGTAGGTGCGTATCTGAAAGAGGAAATGGTATTCGCTTACAGGGAAATCGCCCATGGCCTGAATCTGCACGGCCGAGAACTTTTGGAAGTCCTCGATAATGCGCGGCCAATCGGGTTTGAACTCTCCTTGGAACCACAGGTGGAAGAGCACACCTTCCACTTCGTAGGAGTTATGCTTGAGGTCGGCACTGGCGATGAACGGACTGTCTGCGAGTTCGTGGAAATCCTTTACCTCGAAGGTATTGCGGGTAGTTGCTTTCATCCCTGTGGCCACTTGCCATCCCTTGGGTATGTCGAGCGTTACGGTTGCTGCGCGATCAACCCACTCAGGCACGAACATGAAGCAATTGACGGGATTGACGTACAGTTGGCTGTGGTCTACAAAGGTGCTACCTGCATTGAGTTCGTTGGCGAAGTAGTTGTAGGCGACCTTCACCTGCTGGTGCCCCTCGCAATCGACCTCCCAAAGGTCTTTGGTGAGTTTGCGGAAGCTCAACGGCTCATTATTGATGGTGAAAGCAGCAAAGCGCTGCACGTTCTTGGCAAAGTTGCCCAACTCATACCGGCCCGGACGCCAAGCAGGCAATTGCAACTGCAATTTGGACTGCGAAATGCCTGTGACCATCAATTCAAAATCC
Coding sequences:
- a CDS encoding M61 family peptidase, with protein sequence MEGKIEYRVVYREPHRHFVDFELMVTGISQSKLQLQLPAWRPGRYELGNFAKNVQRFAAFTINNEPLSFRKLTKDLWEVDCEGHQQVKVAYNYFANELNAGSTFVDHSQLYVNPVNCFMFVPEWVDRAATVTLDIPKGWQVATGMKATTRNTFEVKDFHELADSPFIASADLKHNSYEVEGVLFHLWFQGEFKPDWPRIIEDFQKFSAVQIQAMGDFPVSEYHFLFQIRTYKTYHGVEHSNSTVIALGPSYDLLKPVLYDEFLGVSSHELFHTWNVKALRPAEMQPYDYTKENYTRLGYVAEGVTTYAGDLFLYQSGCFSDYDFFKNVHTLFMRHFHNYGRFNLSVADSSFDTWLDGYQKGIPDRKTSIYNEGALLAMMLDISLLRDTQNQSSLMTAMRLLYERFGKTGIGYTEKDYQNAIEEVGGRSYEDFFQNYYYGTKDIEEDLKDLLNYVGLEIHDTRSRLYFENRFGFKVEYIKERSARITDIAPGSIADRAHLKLGDEIVSINGIRILGNLKEWCKYFQEETITLTINSEDDTHKIQLTPTDERYYRTRWPHKVHEATDMQKANFIAWTRRKF